CGAGTAACGGGTGCCGAGTTCATCTTTTCGGTGACGCATTTCGGTGATACCGCGTCGCGCCCTGAGTCTTGCCAGGTCGCCGCGGATACGTTGGATGCTGCGTCTGCGGCAAATGGTGGCATCCCAGTGGTTCTGACCGGTGATTTCAACGACCCGTTCACTACGGACACCAGTGTTTATGGGCGTATGGCGGCTCGCGGCTACGTGAATAGTCGATCTCTCGCTGTGTCAGTCACTAACGGTGGCTTGAATTCATTCAATGATCTGGACCCTTTGATGGTGGGCTATCAGAATGGGAACTGGATTGATGGGATTCTCGTGAAGGGGCTCAGCGTGGTTCCCGAAGTGGGTGTGACGGCCAGTTTCGCTGACGGTACAGGTTTGCCTCTGGAAACGCCTCTAGCGTCAGATCACCTGCCCATCTACGCGGACGTTGCTTTGCCATCGCAAGACCGGACGTTCCCTGACGTTCGCCAGCAGGGCGCGCAGGTCGCTGTGACGGCTGGTGGGGCTGCTGTCTGCTACCAGTCGCGGGCGTGGTCTGACCGGGGTGACGTGTCACTGTGTGTGGCTCCAGGCCCTACCGCCACGACGGCGACCTCGGTTTACATTGCTGGCACCGGGCAGACTCTCGCGAAGCTGGGGGTGGTTCCAGGCAAGACGTACACGGTGAGCGCGACGATCTATCTGCAAAGAGAACAGTCCGGCACCTTGGGCAACTTGGCTCGGTCGATTGTGGTTGACATTCCCCGATCTGATGGGAGCACCACATGGACCTTCGCGAAGTCTGACCCGGCACCCAACGCTCCAGGTGTTCACCGGTTGACCACCACATTCACAGTGCCAAATGATGCGACCGGCGTGAATATTCGACTCACCAACGGGTCGACAACAACACCGGTCTGGTACGACAGTTTTGTGGTTGAAGAAACCTCAAAAGATAAAGGCCCGTTGGACGGCGATATGGGTGACATTTCCGGCCTGTACATCGCGTGGGCCGGTGAACCAAACAACTCGGTTACGCAGATGACCGCTTCCACACCCGTCGCGGAGGGCACCGGGGGCACTGCTATGCCGGCAGGCGGCGGGGCGCTCCTATTCCAGGTATTTGGCTCGTACCTACCACCGGTAGCTGGCAACTACACGCTGAGGATCGATCCGCGCTATGCGGGCAGCAATGAGACATCTGCGTTCGTTGCGGGCATAGGTGGGGCGATGAGCAGGCTCGGGTTTGAGCCTGGAGGCACCTACACGGTTTCAGCGACGATCATCCTCACCTCTCCTCAGTCGGGGTTATTGTCGGCGTTGGCGCGCAGGATCGTTGTCGGTGTGGAAATGGCGAACGCCCGAAACCACTGGGAGTACGCATTGAGTGAGCAGGCACCGAACGAGCCAGGCCGCCACCGCGTATCGGTGACGTTCACGGTCCCGAAGGGCGCGTCGAACTGTTTAGTGCGACTCATGAACGGGTCCAGCGAGACAGTCGTGTGGTGGGATGCGCTGTTAGTTGAACGAGGAGATCAGGTCGGCGAGTATTTCGACGGGGACTCTCCAGGCGCGGTTTGGCTTGGACCAGCGAACCAGGCCCAGTCCGTGCTCGCCTCTGCTAGTGGGGTCACCGGGGGTAGCGCACCCATAACTGACGGAGCAGTGTTCCTACCTAATCGTGGGGACGCCCGCGCCTACCCACTCTTAGAGGTCACCTACCCATCTGGTGACCTGACGATCACGCACCCTGGCGGCACATGGAAACTTGACGGCTGGAGCAGTGCGGCCAAGCGGTTCGTGGATTGTCGTAACGGCGACGTATTCAACGCCGCTGGGAACAGACTCTTTGGAATCGCGTCAGGGTCTTGGCCGTATATCGACCCAGGAGGGTCAACTTGGCAGGTATCTGGCGCATCCGCCGGATGCACGGTCACTCGAAGTGAAGCTTGGACGTGACGCTACGCTCCGGTGACCGCCCCTAGTGCACGTATGAACCGCTGGTGATAGTCACTGTGGTAATGAACAGGAAAAGCCCCCCACGGATGCTCCGCGTAAGACATTTGACCCGGTTCCATCAAGTCGATCACCATGTCAGCATGTCTTTCCGCGAACCAGGCATCGGCTTTCACCCACGCTTTGTTCTGCGTCAGGTGGTATCCGTCGAACGCGTGGATCTCTCCGTCTTTGTCGGTCCACTTACCGACGTTTCGGGGCTTGTGGAGCACGATCGAGAGCCCGGGGTTTTCCAAGCGGATTCGTCCGATCACTGCGTCAGCTGCGGCGGTGAACATCGGCCAGTATTCGTCGTGTGCCCAGGTGAGCGTCGTCTTTTTTTCTAGGCGCTCTTTGTAGAAGTCTGTTTTCTCCACAGTCCAGAAGTTGCGTGTGACGATTCCTCCGTCAGTGAGCCGCGCGAATCCCATGACCGCGTCGGCCCACAAGTCGACAACGAGAACTTCTGGGCGAGAATCTCTGATGTCTTTGAACCCCTCACGGCGCAGCTCCTTCGCGAGGATCAACTGGTTCCGCGCGTCAAGAACACTCAAGTCTTCCGCTGGGAAGCTGATTTGGGGCGACGCCATGCTCACCAGTGAGACCTTATCGACCAGGGAGACGCACTCAAAGTGGTCCTTATAGTCGGGCACGAACTTCCGGTTGAACGGATCACGGCTTGCGCATGACCCCAGAACCGCGACCCTCGTAACCATCAGCACCCCTGTTAATGATAGATCGAGGTGATTCTACGTGAACGTGAGACTGTGGGCGGTAAACGCTCTTACCGGCGCTGTGGTCAGTGAGCTGCCTGCTATGTCTGGCTCGTTCACCAGTCGGTTTGGTGGTGGGACTTGTGACCTGACCGTGCCACTTGGCAACCTGAAGAGGCGGGACAGTAGTGAGGTGGATTGGCCTGCTGTAGCCAGGGTGATTGATGTGCTCTCAACTGGGCGCCGCACGGTGGTCCTCACCGCTGGCACTAACGTGCTGGGTGAGTGGCTGTTGATGGAACGCCCCGAGGTGATCGGTGAAGGTCTCCTCGCCGTGCAGGGTATGGAGTGGGATGGCTACCCGGCCTTGCGTTCCTTGCACGCATCGTATGAGTACAAGACAGCTACCGAGCAGTTGGCAATCGCCAAAACCCTACTACTGGACGCTTTTCAGGGGTGGCAAGAGGCTTTCCAGATCACGGTTCCCACCTCGTCATCGGGTGTGAAGCGGACGGGTAAGTGGCGGACCCGCGAGGGCTACTATTCCGACGCACTGGACGAGATCAGCCAACCCGAAGACGGATTCGACTGGAGGGTGGGCCACACCGGGTCTTGGAGCGGCGGCTCGCTAACCAAAGTGAATCGCACGGTCCGGTTCGGCTCCCCAGAAATCAAGCAATCATCCTCCATTGTGGTTCGCCACGATGGGCCCGGAACCCGCTCCGGGAACTGCCTGTCCTTCGAACAGACCATAGACTCACGCAACTACCTCCACTCCGTGTATGCGTGGGGCGCAGGCGACGGCGCGAAACAACTGTTCTACGAAAAAGCTGATGACACGCTAGCCACCCAGGGGCACGTGAAAATCACGAAGAACCTGTCCTACCCGAACATCATCCGCCAAGCGGCGTTGGCGGCTCTAGCCAGTGCGGAACTCAAAGCAGGCCAGAACCTACGCAACCCCGCGAAAGCAGTGCTGGTCGCTGACAAACTCCCGGCCCTCCCGAAACTGGGTGACCTGATCACCGCGCAGATCGCTCCCACATGGACGATCCCCGCTGGCTACAACGGGACAATGCGAGTCGGAGAAGTGAGACTGCCAGTAACAGCAGGCATGTTGGACACGGTAGAAGTGGGGGCGATCTAAATGCGGTTCCCCTACCAAAAGAACCTCGGCAGCACGCTGCGGGACTTCGCGGGCGTGCAACGACACCAGTCCTACGCCCGCACCCTAGGCCTCTCCTCAATCACTAAAGGCGAAGGCAGTATTGATCTGCTACCCACTGATGATTCGACTACCCCGGAAGCGTCCCTCGGGGACCTCCCCGATGGGAGCCAAGGCGTGGGGGCGCGCATCAACGGGAACATGGTCAACCTCGCGACCTGGACGGTTGACCGCACCGACCGACTACAAACCGCGATCAACAATGAGAAGTCGAGGAATGATTCGCAGGACACGATCATCGCGAACCATTCCGGGCGACTCGATTCCCACGCCTCACGGATCGGAGCCGCAGAGAACCGACTCACTAACGCTGAGGGTCAGATCAGTGGGCTGAGAGATGTTGCCACTCAGGTCCTCTCCTTACAACGACAGGTCGCCGATCTCTCTGCCAGGTTGCAACGGGTTTACGCCGACAAGCAGCCTACTGGGTGGGCGTGGACGCCCCTCAACAGCTGATCCTTTTCAACCGCCTCACTTGGGGCGGTTTTTTCATGCCCGAAAGAGGAGGCCACGCATGGCTTGGAAGCAACTGGTGCCCCCGGATTTGTCGATTCGTGTCTGGGCTGGATGGTGCCTGAGTCTGGCCCGTCAGGTGGCTCGCGCTCCGGCGAGGGAGGCGACCGCGTGGGATGCGTGGATGGCCGTCAAGCACCGGCATGGTCCAGGTGAGCCAATCCCGAACGTGCCCGTCATCCTCTGGCTCTCCCATTGGAATACGTACAACGGCACCTACAAAAACTGGGGTCATGTCGTCTACTGGATTCCGGGCCGCGGCTTCCTGAGCTCCCCCGGCAGTGGGTATGGACAGGAATGGTTGTCCAGTGTCGCCGCTGTGATTGCAAGGTTCGGTGGCGCATACGTCGGCTGGAGTGAAGACATCTCAACTCAGCGCGTCGCTCAACTCGTCGCCGACGCCCCCGCCCCCCAGTCAGCAAGCAGCAGCACAAACCAATCAACCGAAGAGGAGGAGCAAGCAATGCTTCGAGGACTCACTTACACCACAGCGGACGGTAAGAGCCGCATGTACATGCTTTTCAACCCCGTAAGCGGGTTTTACAGCGAATTTAGTAACGGCGCGGGTCGTGGCCCCATGCCAGGGTCTTACATCAACCCAATCGCTCAAAACTGGGAAACGAAGTCTTGGCCCACGGTGACAGCAGCTCACGCCGCACGCCTCAAAGCGGACCTAGACAAGGTAAGGAAGGGAATCTAGTAATGGATACGGTAACGACTTTGGCGACAATCCCCGCGATTCTTGCCCTGGTGCAACTCTCAAAGTCTTTCGGCATTTCAGGCAAGTGGGCGACACTGCTAGCCGTCGTCCTTGGCGTGGTCTTGCAAGTAGTCGAGTACACGGTGAGCGCAGACCCGACGACCACTCAGGGCTGGTATCAGGCGGCAGCTACCGGCCTGATCCTCGGACTGTCCGCCGCT
The sequence above is a segment of the Actinomycetaceae bacterium MB13-C1-2 genome. Coding sequences within it:
- a CDS encoding DUF6270 domain-containing protein gives rise to the protein MVTRVAVLGSCASRDPFNRKFVPDYKDHFECVSLVDKVSLVSMASPQISFPAEDLSVLDARNQLILAKELRREGFKDIRDSRPEVLVVDLWADAVMGFARLTDGGIVTRNFWTVEKTDFYKERLEKKTTLTWAHDEYWPMFTAAADAVIGRIRLENPGLSIVLHKPRNVGKWTDKDGEIHAFDGYHLTQNKAWVKADAWFAERHADMVIDLMEPGQMSYAEHPWGAFPVHYHSDYHQRFIRALGAVTGA
- a CDS encoding endonuclease/exonuclease/phosphatase family protein, which translates into the protein MNYGFSFNPDQSQQLVSLTWGGLIGQTYAPLVTDGWIWGVQKISGWWSPSPNSTREVDAPSGDGKLALDPRLGVRPVTIEGFVQVEDRQAVGILEQALDALAAVRSGVLVVRELKRGVSREADCRLMDMQVTKVSDRLAKVTLSLQADDPLRYSSVAISSAESVEGLEARGLRVNLATNPSFERAVSQVVRTNLATNPSFEASAGGTVTVPTGPAALRVASFNVLNQRYADLRDDVAPWAVRVRRIAEAIVSTGAVIVGLQELQAWVFDSHLADILRELDRIEPGVWAGSDGANYNGIVWRRSAVERVSVVTSVIVNPNFPESQGNRLLSWAVFQHRVTGAEFIFSVTHFGDTASRPESCQVAADTLDAASAANGGIPVVLTGDFNDPFTTDTSVYGRMAARGYVNSRSLAVSVTNGGLNSFNDLDPLMVGYQNGNWIDGILVKGLSVVPEVGVTASFADGTGLPLETPLASDHLPIYADVALPSQDRTFPDVRQQGAQVAVTAGGAAVCYQSRAWSDRGDVSLCVAPGPTATTATSVYIAGTGQTLAKLGVVPGKTYTVSATIYLQREQSGTLGNLARSIVVDIPRSDGSTTWTFAKSDPAPNAPGVHRLTTTFTVPNDATGVNIRLTNGSTTTPVWYDSFVVEETSKDKGPLDGDMGDISGLYIAWAGEPNNSVTQMTASTPVAEGTGGTAMPAGGGALLFQVFGSYLPPVAGNYTLRIDPRYAGSNETSAFVAGIGGAMSRLGFEPGGTYTVSATIILTSPQSGLLSALARRIVVGVEMANARNHWEYALSEQAPNEPGRHRVSVTFTVPKGASNCLVRLMNGSSETVVWWDALLVERGDQVGEYFDGDSPGAVWLGPANQAQSVLASASGVTGGSAPITDGAVFLPNRGDARAYPLLEVTYPSGDLTITHPGGTWKLDGWSSAAKRFVDCRNGDVFNAAGNRLFGIASGSWPYIDPGGSTWQVSGASAGCTVTRSEAWT